In Vreelandella piezotolerans, one genomic interval encodes:
- a CDS encoding SDR family NAD(P)-dependent oxidoreductase, producing MKIDLSGKRAIITGSTAGIGYAIAEGLAHAGADIVITGRTQQRVDDAIEAVKKRYPQARVTGVAADLGTAEGCQTLIDQQPDTDILINNVGIFGPQDFFDVDDATWQQFFDVNIMSAVRLSRHYAKGMRERDWGRIQFVSSESGINIPSEMVHYGMTKSALLSISRGLAKVLSGSQVTVNAILPGPTRSEGVLNMLSDIAQQEGTSQQDVEARFVRENRPSSIIQRLATPEEVAHMSVYAASPQASATTGAALRVEGGIVDTLT from the coding sequence ATGAAGATCGATCTGAGCGGCAAACGTGCCATTATCACGGGATCCACCGCTGGTATCGGCTATGCCATTGCAGAAGGATTGGCTCACGCAGGGGCCGACATCGTCATTACTGGGCGAACGCAGCAACGGGTGGATGACGCCATCGAGGCGGTCAAAAAGCGCTACCCACAAGCTCGCGTCACCGGGGTGGCTGCCGATTTGGGTACTGCAGAAGGGTGTCAGACGTTGATCGACCAGCAGCCCGATACCGACATCCTCATTAACAACGTCGGGATATTCGGCCCGCAAGACTTTTTCGACGTGGATGACGCCACTTGGCAACAGTTTTTCGATGTTAACATCATGAGCGCCGTTCGCTTGTCACGCCATTACGCCAAAGGCATGCGCGAGCGCGATTGGGGACGCATTCAGTTCGTATCAAGCGAATCTGGTATCAACATTCCCAGCGAAATGGTCCACTACGGCATGACGAAGTCTGCATTGCTGTCCATTTCACGCGGCCTGGCGAAAGTATTGAGCGGCTCTCAGGTGACGGTCAATGCCATTCTGCCAGGGCCCACACGCTCGGAGGGTGTATTGAACATGCTCAGCGATATCGCTCAGCAAGAGGGCACCTCACAACAGGATGTCGAAGCGCGTTTCGTTCGAGAGAACCGTCCGTCGTCGATCATTCAGCGTTTGGCCACTCCTGAAGAAGTCGCCCATATGAGCGTCTATGCTGCTTCGCCCCAGGCAAGTGCCACGACC